DNA from Artemia franciscana chromosome 8, ASM3288406v1, whole genome shotgun sequence:
TTGCAAGGGAAACGGAAAGTTGTACGTGGCTTTTCTTGATTTAAGTAGAGCATTTGACAATGTTGACCGTATAATTCTGTTTAGAACGCTTTTAGGAACAGGAATTCTGTCACCCTTTTTAAGGGTTCTTCTCTCGATGTATTGTTTGACCAGAAATGTGGTAAAGATATCAGGAAGCGGTatatctagagttttttttaatgtaaaaggtGTAAAACAGGGTAGTACCCTATCACCgaaactttttgctatttttataaatgatcttgCCGAATACCTTGAAAAAAGGTGGGCGCCAGTTGTACACCTTGGAAATAAAGTATTATCATTACTATTATTTGCCGATGATATTGCCTTGTTTGCCAGATCCAATTCGGAGCTACAAACTCTGTTAGATTTAACAGCTGAATATTTAGAGgaaaagaaactggaaattaacacaaaaaagacagaggtgatgatttttttgccgtagacaatcaacaggaaataaagatgaagaaagttttaatttgaatggtGAAGCTGTGAAGGTTGTGTCTCAGGCAATATATTTAGGATTCCATCTAACATCGAACGGAAGATGGAGCAACCATATTTCGAAGATGGCAAATCGAGGAAGAGCAGCAATGGCAACGCTGTTCAGGAACAGTAATTTGACGGGAATAGGTGACTTAAAGATGCACAAAAATGTgttcaactcaaaaataaggccaatccTCCACTATGAAGGGGAAGTATGGGGCCTATAATTTCTTAAGACGTTATGGATAACAATTGCGTCTTTTCCAGTCTTCAACCACAGATCactgttcaaaattttgtatacaATTCAAAGTGATTCTCGCTGTCGTCTGTTCCATGCCTTTTGCTGTTGCTGTGTGATTCTTACTTTCACTAGTTTTCTAATCACATTTGTCTGTGCTTCATTTTCTTCAAGCAACCtcttaaatatttaatgcacCTTAAATTTGAAGTAACGCCTTTgtaagtcctgtggtggcgcagtggatttgaccttagcttggtaatacgggacccagagatcgaatcacacTGCAGGattgcactgcagggccgacgcagggaccatagtagtcaagaagtgtcgttaattcttaaataatttaaaataaacgcCTTTGTAAAATTAATACTTTGTTTTCTTAGTGTTTCAGTTACCGTTGTCTTTTGGAGCTGGTTGTGGTTTTACCATCTTCTGCTTCAGACTtgcttttataattaaatacttttagtaTTATTAGCTATTGCTATTCCGTCAGCAAGTTCAACAGCATGTGATACTGCATCAGGTTCTTCGTTACTGTCGCTGTAATCTCCAATGTCAATATTTATAGCTATTTCATCGCTAGAAGCTTCTTTAAAATATCGAATACTAGCTGTTatggtggcgcttcgcgccaccccaacacctagttggtgcgggtgcttcgcgccccccaaggcCCCCCGCAAGCGTAAGTCGTTAcctgccatattagttatgtgccattgtagttgtgtccctgtgtcccacttgtgaatatagatagatatatatatttatgtttttaactacgtaaaacttgcgaatatacaacatccttcgctgtcccattgtctgtacatataaatagattgtcagaattaccgactcttaaacatgcaacatataattgtccatgggaaaaacaatccgtattcagatctatacctcattattctaatgattgcccttgagttttgttgatggtgattgctaatcaaacattccctgtgtccccatcgtcatttatatatccctctgtgccccccggcgtccccgttgtagttgtgtccctgtgtcacaatcgtcatttatagtcgacaaacatgacgtcagtcgacacacaaacatgacgtcagtcgacacacacgtcccagtcgtcatttgtgtcccggtgtcccagtatgtaatttctctttgagtgtcctggttgtcttttatattccctgtgtcccggtcttttttagtttttttttcttcttttgtattaatgctaaagccaaggttcgaacctggaacctctcggacctggaacataacgctttaccaactgagctactgtatttgtatttgtatcggattaacgacgcttcttgactgctaaggtccctgcgtcggccctgtagtgcattcctgcagcatggttcgatctctcgGTCCTGttttaccacgctaaggtcaaacccactacGCCAACACatgtagttatataactgagctacttcggcttgaatacattagtttttgaattggtgtgtgatgaaataattcagacgtcatatgcggacagagacgtcactcgacatacagacaacttatttttaacttatttggTGGGGGCGTATtcgcccccctccccaaagccccccccccgcgcgtaagtcgttacgcgccatattagttacgcgccattgtagttgtgtccctgtgtcccacctgtgaatatatatatatatatatatatatatatatatatatatatatatatatatatatatatatatatatatatatatatatatatatatatatatatatatatatatatatatatacacacacatatatatatatatatatatatatatatatatatatatatatatatatatatatatatatatatatatatatatatatatatatatatatatatatatatatatatatatatatttatatatagatttctaTGCAAGCTTGAAATTAATCGTACATGCGTAGTGTccacaagttaaaaaaattttttgttgaataatATTTTGCATGCGGTggtaaaaaaggaattttgttcAGACCAGGCAGGCAACTAGTTAGGCTCAATGTGTGTGGGGAAAGGCTTTTTCGTTTTATGGGGGAATGTAAGGAACTGTTCGAAATGTTCGAACTGTTCGaactgtttttcgaaaaaagtcttattgtcaaaaataattatagaaGAATAAGGAGGAAGATGGATTTTGGGGTTATTATCAATCTAGGCAAGTTGTATAGATTGTTGTATAACTGCCGTCGattgttagtttgtttttattcggTTTATCATAGCCCTAGTTGGCATTTTTTGCAGGattattatagtaattttatacttcaattttttaaaattaatacttttttttaggttggagAAAAAGGGAAAGTGATTGGGATAGAGCATGTTCCCAATTTAGTGACACAGTCAATAAAAAACATTGAGAAGCATGCTCCTGAACTTATAGCGAGTGGAAGGGTGAAAATCAGTGGTAAGTTTCTAACTACAGGCATTTTATCCTCCTTGTATGTTTCACTGTCTTACCTGCCAAAGGAGAGTTTTTGGAGTACAACATTAATCAAAAACTGGTACTTTCACAACTATGATGTATGTATAAAGTTGCAGTGATGGGATGTTGAATTTAAGGTATTCAGGGGAGGGATCTAAGTcaatatatgtacatatatatataatatatatatatatatatatatatatatatatatatatatatatatatatatatatatatatatatatatatatatatatatatacatatatatatacatatatatatatatatatatatatatatatatatatatatatatatatatatatatatatatatatattatatatatatacatatacatatatatatacatacatatatatatataaatacacatatatatatatatatatatatatatatatatatatatatatatatatatatatatatatactatatatatatatatatatatatatatatatatatatatatatatatatatatatatatatatatatatatatacatatatatataatatatatattatatatatatatatatatatatatatatatatatatatatatatatatatatatatatatatatatatatatatatatatatatatatatatatatatatatatatatatatatattatatatatatatatatatatatatatatatatatatatatatatatatatatatatatatatatatatataatatatatatatatatatatatatatatatatatatatatatatatatatatatatatatatatatatatatatatatatatatatatatatatatatatatatatatatatatatataatatatatatatatataaatatatatatatatataaatatatatatatatattatatatatatatatatatatatatatatattatacatatatatatatatatattatacatatatatatatatatatattatacatatatatatatatatattatatatatatatatatatatatatatatatatatatatatatatatatatatatatatatatatatatatatatatatatatatatatatatatatatatatatatatatatatataaatatatatatatatatatatatatatatatatatatatatatgtatatatatataaatatatatatatatatatatatatatatatatatatatatatatatatatatatatatatatatatatatatatatatatgtatatatatataaatatatatatatatatatatatatatatatatatatatatatatatatatatatatatatatatatatatatatatatatatatatatatatatatatatatatatatatatatatatatatatatgtatatatatatatatatatatatatatatatatatatatatataacgaaaagagaaatcatcaatgcaacagcacaaacacattaaaaaaaaagaaaaaaaaagaaaggacatagaaggagaaagggaaaactgttttcctaaattagtgattaatacaGACCAGCaattgaatgaggccttaaacCTACTCATTAatacaaccacataggtcaaacagcattgccatacacaatcaaccataaagaataatccatggacaggcaggcATGtcatcaataagtataagtcgtcatttaccaaacaataaaaacaataaagacaaataattcagaggcaacaacccaacacaagggctcatcaggagaatacacttgcctatagggtttcggcactttaaattctctacccagtcaagtgttgtgcctaccacagaatatccatggcatccccgtgtcaggtatcacccccaaaatacatgcctatgaaaaaaaaaaacagcaaatgtagaacaacctagtaacaccaaaacaaacttatcctgttaatatattcctctttttagcaacaataggtaaactaaatgtgataaattttaccaaatcacaaatattaacacttcgcaaaaaacctgaatgaactaaacaattatagaattcatctttaccatgtggctattttgaaaaaaaatccgctctattagaaacacaattcaaaataaatggcgctgcatcatctttTCGcaaacctccgaaattagccgaaaatttccttaagtatttccagataattcttttggtatttatttaaaagttcgttataatgaaaattaaaatttttaaattgccaagttaatttatttgcagaaaaacctcttaatatcaatttttggcttaagattttacttctatttttaaaatcaatataattactacaaatccttgcataacaaagtaactgtgagaaaaacgccgaatatgtgatatttgagtgtatattactttcagggaataggaaactaatcacttcaaaatcaaaatcatctgttttattatacattttaaaacttaatttattagtatcagaaatattaatatttaaatctcattttagaaaatagggggaaacacccccctaaaattcaCACAATCTTTAACGAAAATCacttcagcgtatcagagaaccctattgtagaggtttcaagctcctatctgcaaaaatgtggaatttctcattttttccagaagacagatcacggatgcgtgtttatttatatttttttttccccaggggtgatcgtattgactcagtggtcctagaatgtcgcgagaggactcattctaaaggaaattaaaagttgtagtgcccctttttggtttgaatttttttggattttttggtttggcggagggggggggggtatgcgaaaagatctttaaatggagataatttcaataaagggggcgcaggattttctagcattatttaaaaaaacaatgaaaaaataaatatgaaaagttttttcgactgaaagtaaggaacagtattaaaacttcaaacgaacagaaacgtttacgcatatgaggggttcacctccttgtaatacctcgctctttacactaaagtatttttagtaatttcaactatttattctacggcctttgtgattcaggggtaattcttaaggaattaggaaaaaattaagctttagtgtaaagagcgaggtattgatgaggggggaacaccctcatatacattataaaaaaatacgaacaaagaagtttgttacgtaaggtAATTGGTAAGTTActgatattttttactaatgaaaacgttcgtaaaaaattaaaagttctagttgcttttttaagtaatcaaaaaattggagggcaacaaggcctcctgccccgctccttttttctcaaaatcttccgattagaactatgagaaagccatttagccaaaaaacattaatatgcaaatttcgttttaattatttatgtgcggagagccaaaatcaaaatatgcatttattcaaaaagttcagaaaaaaaacaagttttttttaaccgtaAGTAattagcaacatcaaaacttaaaacgaacagaaattactccgtatatgaaaggggtttttcctcctcaacgccccgctctttacactactttttaaaacattaaaaaactttagcgtaaagagcgtggcgttgaggaggaaaagtccctttcatatacggaataatttctgttccttttaagttttaatgccgctccttactttcggttaaaaaacttgttttttatatttaattatcaaGTAGAGTCAACTCTTTCTTTTACTCTGTTATCGCAGAGTAAAAGCGTCAAACTTGgctaattaaaacaatttttaagaagCGGCCACAATCAagagaaaatttagaaaataaataattaaaataatcaagattttcctatttataagtaaattcAAATAACCTCTATGTATAGAAAATTACGTACGTAGTGTGAAACCgcttaaaaacttgttttagtaACTGTGACCATAGCGAAACATTGTTGCCTGCGTTTGCACTTTTTAGGCTCTTATTCGTGGTTGTTGAGCATTGATATTGTCAGGaaagtgtatttttcaaaatctgtttttcattttactcGCACCTTCGGCGCATTTTTGGCGTATTTTTGGTCCGAGAATGGTGCcctatcttgtttttttttttattttagggcTGCTTTATGCTCTAATACGCATTTGATAAAACTGCAAACACCTGAAATGTTAAAgtattaagaaaagaataaataaacttCATATACAGATAATGACAGAGCAAGAACATGCGTACCAAAAACTGACCATTGCTTCGCACTTTACAGTTATGCAAAAGCTTAGATGGTGTTGTACACAATAATGTACTAGGgttaataaaattatgaatGTGTTGCGTCAGAAAAAGTTGCACTAAAGCCATATACCTTTCGCTGCTTTTTTGTTAAATTCCTTTACAGTCCTACGAGCAACAGTGAACTCTTTTAAATCATGGTTCGAATGATACctgaaaaacacaaataattgCTCCTAAAATTTAAATCCACActctcataaaaaaattaacttttttttctaaaagacttaagttttgacagtttttatataaatcaaatTGATTTTCGGAATAGATTAAACTTCTGTTTCTATAGGAAAGTTCGTTTAggacattttgttttaataaaataacttatttttagttgGTGATGGAAGAAAGGGATACGAACCAGAAGCACCATACAATGCCATTCACGTGGGAGCAGCGGCTGAACAAGGTGTGCCGGATGAGGTCAGTTTTATTAAGGCATTTTAGTTGCAAAATCTCCTCAAGAATGTCTTTAAGAGAGGCTTAAGGAGGCAATATTTTTCTCTTCCACCAAGAGACACAAAATTATTGAGTATGTGCATAAAGTTGGGGAGTAGGGCTCCTCAAAAATGGGGATATATCGCTTTGTTTTGGACATTCTTCACCCTTCCCAAGAATAACTCATGGCTTTACGTATAACACCatctaagtttttttcttacgaTTGTTTTTATACATAGAggttgatttatttatttgtttttttgcactTTTGGTTTTCATGGATATGAGTCTTATAAACCAGGCATTTGGGGTGACAAAGAAGAATAAATATGTTTatctttaatatttaattttttaaaactagcGGTTAAgtatttttatacaaataaattaaatatgattTAATTAAACCTGTAAGTAAATTAAACACATATGTTTCTACCCCGGTAAGTCACTAAGCTTTTGAAGTCATTTGTAATTCTTTAGCTAGTGTCTTCATAAGcgcgaaaagcaggtcgtcctcgtctgcgGTGGGAGAAATGCGGTgggagaaagatttaaaggaaatgggaacttctttggagggtgtaaagaggaaggcattgaatagattgggatggaggtagagcgtgcgtagctgtgttctCTGTAGCCTCAGGGTGCTTGGTgctacggtgagttgttagtagtagtaaaagtagcagttgTGAGCCCTAAATTTAAACCACATGAAATGACCTCAGCTTAGCTTTTCTTTTATGGAGAGGGGAGCAACTGGCCagctatggggggggggggcaataatCATTATCTTAGAACTAAGCTTTAcactttttttatgttgattttttaacGAAAGTGGGTAAGCTGAGGGGTGGGcactgtatttttttaaacctttgcCACATCTAAGAAAAACGCCTGCCTACGAcatatcatattttggtatgttttaggttttattgtgatatgttttatttttaagtttagtggagattttatttttaatatgtatgGTATGTTTGTAATCTTAAAAGTATTtccatgttaagtttttttttctaaatcaagGAATAAGTTTGGCTAGCTCGTTTATACCCAAGACTGATAAACCTTCCTTTAAAATAGGGGGTAGTATGGCGATGACCGTCCTCTAATTTTCTGGAAACAGTCTATAGTTTTTTCAGACTACAGTATATACCTTAACCTTTCTCTTGATATAAATGATCTAGTCTTTTCTAGTCCTTTCTATCAGTCCTGTCCCTAATTTCCTAGACCCTCCTAGGATAATCATAACAAAGGGTTAACAGTTGGTTAGAAAAATATGTACGAAAGAGCCTTTCATTTATCAAGGAGGCACGATAGTGCTTCCTAAACGAGGGGACAGATGGTAATGCAAATTAGTTTTGCTTTATGGTGACCGGCGATGCTTGGATGTATTTTTAAGACCaagatttaattttgaaaaaaaactaacgtTTTTCATCGATAAAGTTTCTCTGAATTTGACCAACCGACTTCTACCCCATCCTCCATTAAAATTGGTCTTACTATGCATGAAATTTATAGGaatatattgaaatttataAACTTGCCTTCGAAATTTTAGTGTCTTTGGATCTTTTCTCCATGTTTTCCGAAAACGACGTTTAGCACCTTTTTTTATGAACtgtattcttttccttttaccCGACCCCgacttttaaatcattttacttttttttaatgttcttttatcttattttttaaatgacttttaaCTTATAGGGTGCATTTTGATCATTCGAGGCTGAAATTTGAAGTATAAAGTTACTGGAAAGTATCTCTGTAAAACATTGAGAGCTGAATTCtttagtagcaaaaaaaaaagtaacccccttttttttcgaaagctcaaaaaaatatgtttgaaagCAACTTGCTAATGTCCTGAAATGCATAAAATACGccgtttttcttaatttatctatatctatagatatagattttttttggagCCGTCTTAGCCGAAGGGCTAGGACGCTAGGCCTGAAATCCTCTGTTCCTTAGGACAGAGGTTCGAGACCTTGGATTGcggtttatttggttttgaaaGGGGTCGGTGGTGTTACTCTCTAAGCTCAGTTACAGTCGAAACAGCTCTAAAATGGCTAcatggagaaatctgggaaaggaAAACAGGAAGGGtatgtgaaagcacaggatggctcgCCCCCCAATCCTCCCCCATTTGCACTTTCTTGCTGAATATCCACGAAGCGGAGATCAGCGCCGTCGGTTGGGACTGTAAAAGTTCAATGTCAGATTCTTCGCCTTTACCATATTCGAAAGTCAAAActcatattttaaaaactttcctGGCAAAATCTGAGAAAGGAATTAATCAACAGAAAATCATACACAAACAATTCGAAGAAGACATgaagtaaaaagaataaaaaaggctTTGCccgaatattaaattttaaaactgtaaAACTTAACAAGAATCGTTGGGGGAGGATTACCACCCTACAAACGCAATAATGTCTAAAAGGCCCATGTTTAAGACTGCGCTATTAAGGCCACCCCtcccaaaagaaaatatctacAACTACCTTTGAATAGAACTGCTAGTTTTCAGCAGTTAGTTTTTTAAATCCCTTTTCCGCTTGGcgctttaagaaaaaaaaatggcgcTAAATGAATTATTCACTTGGAAACCGTGTTCTCTAATGTTTTGTTGAAAAGTAGGCACTTTCTGTTTTACGTGTAAAACTCTTAAGGAAAACAGTTGGAGTGAGGCACTGTGTAAAGCTGTTACATTTAAAAAGGATCTGGGCAGATAGTTTATTATCACGTGAGAAACAGAACAAGTAAATAATGAACATCActgaaaatatgatttaaatttctgttaaattttgagattttatgtttttatttaagatttttctcaattttgatttttcagtttcgagattttttttttagaattgagaaaattgagattttgaattgaatttgagattttgagagaaatttcaaaatcctgagatttttagattttgaaattggattctttttttttacttttgattttttgaaatttgatattttgatattAGAGACTGTTAAATTTAGATACTTAAGCTGTATGATGTAAAGTCTCTGTCAGTACCTGTTGAGAAACGAGAATTTTCAAATGTAGGCATACATCTTTTGGAAGGCAGcttcctaaaaaaaactgaatacagCAGCCTTAGATATTAGGATTTAAGAGGGATGGTATCCTCTCGGGTCTTgtggtttttatattttaaagataCATTTCCTGGTTAAACCTCATCCTGTTTAAGGGAAGAAAGCTTAAAAATTAACGAATTAATAAATTTCAATCGAATGTGTATCCTTCTACAAAAAAAGACCTtgccttagaccttagttcctccagagccagCGGTGGCGCATAGGGAATCAACAATGCTTTTCCATTCGTCCCGCATTCATGCTGCAGCGATGacgtcttcccattcaggtaGTAGTGAGGTACCAGTCGCCCTTAGATATCGGTCATATGTTTgtctcaatgtatttttgggATGGCTTCGCTTTCTTCTACCGTCTGGCATCCATTCATAGGTTGTTTGAGAAAAGCGACTCTCTTCCATACGAAGAATGTGTCCCAGGTATGTCCACCGTCTTCTTTTCCGCAACTTAATGACTAGAGGTtgacctgtttttttttgtgcgtatttctgcatttgtaatttttttgttgtccACTTGTATTCAAGATTCTTCTGAGGCTCATATTTTCAACTGCGAGGATACTTTTTTTCAAGCTGGgtgtttattttccaacattcCCTTGCGTAAAGAAGAGTTGAGAATACATTGCTGTTGAAGAGTCGGAGCTTCAGTCACCTTGGATATTTGTCACTTCTCCAAGTTGGCTTCAGTCTATTAAAGGCACCTGTAGGTTGTCTAATCCCACGTTTAATGTTGGTCGAAATCTCTCTCTCACAGTCGATTCAGCTACCCAGGTACTTGAATTCCTGAACTTGCTCTAGGTCCTTGTTTTTGCAATGGAGAACAAGTGGCGAGCTTGTGGTGGCCATGCTCTTCGATTTGTCAATGTTTATCTTTAGCCCGACATTCTCTGCATTCTCGGTGATAGTGACAGAATTACACAAGGTCATGAACCAAGTTCGGTGACCAAATTAAAGGAGGTTCTGAAGTGACTGACCCTATTTTTGTCCTATTCTCTGTTTTTCATGTCTCGTGGTATTAATGAAGTCGAAAAACTGCGTTAAGTTTTAAACAAATGTACTTTACCTGTCAAAATCtagtattttaatttcaaaatttgttacGAGTGTTTTTGAAGAACTCGCCTTGGCCTATTTAAAAATCATGTCCTGATTTCTTTATTAGTTCAGATTTTCGGATAGTCTCTTGCACAAATTTAGAGTTActtaaatacaattttcattcTGTCTCCTCTTCTGCAAAAGAGCAGAGGAACATTTCGAACGTcatgtaaatataattttaatttttctatttgtaaaCATTGCTAGCTATGCTTTCTAAGTTTTTGTCTTGAAGTATCACATCCAATTTCTTTTGTCAGCGAGAAACTACGACactaattataatataatactaCATTTCTGGCGTAGGTACAGCCCATAATATAAGTGGAGGGATTGTAAGGTAGTATTTCTAAGATGGCGCTGAACTTGCAATCCCATTTCCTTTAAGGCAGGGTTTGAGTCCTGGTGTTACCAGCCCTTTGGCTTGGGGTGGAGGCtaatggtgtgactctgtaagcgcAATCATAGAGAGTCTGGTGAGCTCAAGGTTAAAAAATCCCCACGAAACATCTAAATTTAAGATCCCAGATGAGACGAAAACACCTGGGTCTGCTTCAAGTTAGTATTTCTAGGAGGAAAAGGGgctaattttctaaattttgctattttgtgCATGAGATTTATCCTTGCTGGTTATGGctaaaagcttttattttttcggTTTAGCTGATTAAACAGTTAGCCCCTGGAGGAAGAATGGTAATACCAGTCGGGAACAAGTTGGGTATGCAAGCACTAGAACAAATTGATAAATTGCTTGATGGACAAATTGTTCGCCAGTCGCTTATGGACGTTATGTATGTGCCTCTCACTGACAAGGATTCGCAATACACAAAGTGGTAAGCCTGCCTGTGAGTATTCAACTAACCTTGTACTTTAGTAAACTTGTATAGTTAACTCACATAATTACACGTTGATAAATTCTACCACCAAGTGGTCTCAGATCTTTTTCTACTATGGCCTATTTGGAGTAAGAATTTGGTGAGATCATTCTGAAATTAATCTTCCCAGTATGACTGTCCCGAGGAGGACTGTGTTTATAACgattgatctttacttttaaattccATTCAGATCggttttaataatatattacatttaaattacATACACTCAtaaatacttcttaaaaaataagttcTGGCCCATAATTCATATTAATTTGGTCCTTTTTGATGATTCTGTTGAGGAAACATTAAATAA
Protein-coding regions in this window:
- the LOC136029906 gene encoding protein-L-isoaspartate(D-aspartate) O-methyltransferase-like isoform X1, with product MAWRSHGQTNDELVDNLKAHNIIQHDEVEKAMKLVDRGLYTPHNQYMDAPQSIGYGATISAPHMHAYALELLHEQLKSGGKVLDVGSGSGYLSACFAMMVGEKGKVIGIEHVPNLVTQSIKNIEKHAPELIASGRVKISVGDGRKGYEPEAPYNAIHVGAAAEQGVPDELIKQLAPGGRMVIPVGNKLGMQALEQIDKLLDGQIVRQSLMDVMYVPLTDKDSQYTKWRRKIFKVKDL
- the LOC136029906 gene encoding protein-L-isoaspartate(D-aspartate) O-methyltransferase-like isoform X3, whose translation is MAWRSHGQTNDELVDNLKAHNIIQHDEVEKAMKLVDRGLYTPHNQYMDAPQSIGYGATISAPHMHAYALELLHEQLKSGGKVLDVGSGSGYLSACFAMMVGEKGKVIGIEHVPNLVTQSIKNIEKHAPELIASGRVKISVGDGRKGYEPEAPYNAIHVGAAAEQGVPDELIKQLAPGGRMVIPVGNKLGMQALEQIDKLLDGQIVRQSLMDVMYVPLTDKDSQYTKW
- the LOC136029906 gene encoding protein-L-isoaspartate(D-aspartate) O-methyltransferase-like isoform X4, which codes for MLKQLIVPVSLVVNTALLRVSMAWRSHGQTNDELVDNLKAHNIIQHDEVEKAMKLVDRGLYTPHNQYMDAPQSIGYGATISAPHMHAYALELLHEQLKSGGKVLDVGSGSGYLSACFAMMVGEKGKVIGIEHVPNLVTQSIKNIEKHAPELIASGRVKISVGDGRKGYEPEAPYNAIHVGAAAEQGVPDELIKQLAPGGRMVIPVGNKLGMQALEQIDKLLDGQIVRQSLMDVMYVPLTDKDSQYTKW